The following are encoded together in the Candidatus Babeliales bacterium genome:
- a CDS encoding phosphatase PAP2 family protein has protein sequence MNRAKKICSALLLISVIINYSKDVTSYNYVERRNHYTREKKKRLAQSTLHNNDSWIANHRITHIFGDFINDAIKINVGIFAWDSFKIFVTAAPFFVGARIIDEKLHNCFFDHKNKRNRNEPAQWCKEIARLSIGIPIALLGTQAFLSRNKDMQMTGQVFLTGMPFVLLAKDLIKKLDFDLCKRPFHEKFAKDQRKFGGFPSGHLAEATYTAVLYGMRYGPNFAVPLGSIAAFVTIIFLSSNRHYLSQMVAGAAFGAMYAVSANKLIDSKLAKKTHLELGFATDTFNNPAIKLSMKF, from the coding sequence ATGAATCGTGCAAAAAAAATATGCTCTGCTCTTTTACTCATTAGCGTTATTATAAATTATTCTAAAGATGTAACTTCATACAATTACGTAGAGCGTCGCAACCACTATACACGCGAGAAAAAAAAACGATTAGCACAAAGCACTCTACACAACAATGATTCATGGATTGCTAATCATCGTATAACGCATATATTTGGTGATTTTATCAACGATGCCATTAAAATTAATGTGGGAATTTTCGCATGGGATTCCTTTAAAATTTTTGTCACTGCAGCTCCGTTTTTTGTTGGTGCACGAATCATTGATGAAAAACTTCATAACTGCTTTTTCGATCATAAAAATAAAAGGAACAGAAATGAGCCTGCACAATGGTGCAAAGAAATTGCACGCCTCAGCATTGGTATTCCCATTGCTTTACTGGGTACGCAAGCTTTTCTCAGTCGCAATAAAGATATGCAAATGACTGGGCAGGTTTTTTTAACTGGTATGCCTTTTGTATTATTAGCAAAAGATCTCATTAAAAAATTGGATTTTGATTTGTGTAAAAGGCCATTTCATGAAAAATTTGCAAAAGATCAACGTAAATTTGGAGGATTTCCCTCAGGACATTTGGCAGAAGCAACGTATACAGCTGTGCTATACGGTATGCGCTATGGACCAAACTTTGCAGTACCTCTTGGCAGTATAGCAGCTTTCGTAACTATTATATTTTTATCAAGCAATCGACACTATCTCTCTCAAATGGTTGCCGGAGCTGCATTTGGTGCAATGTATGCAGTATCTGCAAACAAACTTATTGATTCTAAATTGGCAAAAAAAACTCACCTTGAACTTGGATTTGCAACCGATACATTCAATAATCCTGCAATAAAATTATCTATGAAATTTTAA